The genomic interval TGTCTGCATATATGCTCAGGTATTCTATTACTTCTTTTATAACTTTGGCTTCTTTTTCAGTTTTTGCAGCAGCGATAATTTCATACTTTATAAATTCTTCTGGAAGATGCTTCAGAACACATACAGCAAGCTCTCTTTTTGAACTATCGGTGTCCTTTAGCATCTGTAAAAGCATTGGGTAGAGCTTGTCCACACATGATTTTAGATAAGACACAAAGGATTTTTTCAGGATTTCATTGGGTGAATCAAGTATTTTAATATACAGTTCCAGATCTATACTTCTTTTTGGACATTCAGAAAGTTTTGAAAAAAAGTAATCAAACAGTTGTGAATTACCACCACTTTCAAAAAACTGTTCAACCAGATTTTTCAAAAGGAAGTAGTATTCCTTCCTTGATACCATGTAATCTATAGCCTCAAGGGTCTTACCTATATCAATTGTCATATCCTCTATGTATTTTCTTGCCTCGTCAAACTCATTAAACCTGAAGTGTTTGTGCTCTTCAAACTCTTTGAAGCTCATTTTTTGTTCCAAACTTAAGGATTTCTTCAACTATTTTTGGAAAAGGCAAAACCTTAACAGCACCTCCCCTCAGGTATGCCTCTTTCGGCATACCGTATACTATAGCGGTTTCTTCGCTTTCTGCTATAGTATAAGCTCCTCTTTTTCTTAATTCTACCATTCCGTCGGCACCGTCATCTCCTATTCCTGTTAAAAGGACAGCCATGATCTGTTTTGGATCAATAACTTTAAGGGCAGAGAAGAACATCTCATCAACAGATGGGACGAAAAATCTTCCGGCTGTATTAGGTGCCAGTTTACATATTACAACATTATCAGTTGATCTCCTTGCAAAATGAAGATGCCAGCCTCCTTTTCCTATTATCACTTTACCGGGCACGACTTCTTCACCGTTTGATGCCTCAACCACATTTAATTTGCTGAGGCTATTTAATCTTTCTGCAAATTTCTTTGTGAAATTAACTGGCATGTGCTGAACAATACACAAAGGATAGGGATAATTCTCCGGCAGTGTAGACACAATCGTTTCTATCAGTCTCGGTCCTCCTGTTGACGCACCGATTAAAACATACTTTGTGTCTTCATTAGGTTTATACGAAGTTGTATCTATTCTTTTTATCTGGTCAAAATCATTTTTGAGCTTTGAGGCTTTTTTTAAGTTCATCAATATTTTATATCTGGGAACCTTAAGAATTTCCTCAACTTTCTGGATTATTTCCTTTTCTATCTGTTGAACAGATGTGCCTATTTTTGACGGCTTAGTAATAAAGCCTAAGGCTCCATTGTCCAGTGCTTCCAGCGTTAGCTCAGCATCTTCGGTTGTGTAAGCACTTATCACCAGAATTCTTGTTGGGTTTTTTTCCATTATTTCTTTTATTACCTGAATACCGTTTTTTCCGGGCATTTCTATATCAACGGTGATCAGGTCGTATCTGTTGGATAACGCCTTCTCTACAGCTTCTTCTCCATCTTTTGCTGTATCAATTTCAAGGTTTAGCCTTTCCAGTATTTTGCTCAAAACTCTTCTAACTATCGCCGAATCATCAACAATCAGAACCTTCTTCTTCAACCTTTATCCTCCACAATAAATCTCTCCATATCTTCCTGTGAAACAGGAGGGCTGAATATAAAACCCTGATACATATCGCATTCTAACTTTTTCAGTTCTTCAAGCTGTTGGTCTGTTTCCACTCCTTCTGCAACTGTTTTAATTTTGAAAATCTTAGCTATGTTCACTATTGACTGAACAAGTCTGTGAACTTTTTTGTTTCTCAGCATTTTGTTTATAAATAGTTTGTCTATTTTTATATATTTTACCTTCAGCTCAGAAAGATAGCTTAACGATGAGTATCCTGTTCCAAAATCATCAATTGATATCTTAAATCCAAGCTTTCTCAATCTGTCCACCCCATCTTTCTCTTTGTAAATCTGAAGGGATTCCCGCTCTGTTATCTCAATAACGACATGATCCTTTAGCAATTTAAGGTCATTTTTTGATAAACTTTCTAAAAATGAAGCTATTTCATTTATATATTTTGGGGTTATGTTAACCGAAAATTTCAACTGATTTACCGTTTTATAACGACCTTTTCTTGTGGGGAATTTGATTTTTTTATCCTTCCACTTTTTCAATATGTTTAAAGTCTTTTCTAAAACAAGTCTGTCAATCTCAACTACCTGACCTGTTTTTTCGGCAACAGGTATAAATTCCGTGGGAAGGATAATTTTTTCTCCGTCTTTCCACCTTATCAAAACTTCAAAGCTCTTTATTGAATTGGTTTTTATGCTTAAAATAGGCTGAAAGAAAAGGATAAATTCATCATTTCTGATAGCCCTTTCAAGTTTTTCCTCAAGGGAGAGGGTGTCTATGATGCTGTTGTATTTTTCCCTTTCAAAAAAGGATATTCTGTTTTTTCCTTCTTTTCGGGACAGATCAAGAACCCTCTCGGTTTTTAACAAAAGATCGTGAAGGTTCCGGCTGTCTTCAGGAAATCTGGAAATTCCTATATTGAAGTTTATTTTTAACTTTTTGCCGTTTACATTAAGTGAGCTTAGTATATCTCTGATTTTGTTAACTGTAGAGTATATATCGTCTGAGTATGTCACTATCGCGAACTCATCTCCTCCAACTCTAAACACATTTTCATAAACCAGTTCTTTATCAAGGGTTCTTGCCAGAGTTTTTAAAAGGCTGTCTCCGAACTCTTTCCCATATTTTTCATTTATATATCTAAAGTTGTATATGTCAAGGAGAATGATGTAAAAGCTTCTGTTTTTGTTTATGTATTTTTCAAGGGTTTTTAGCATATATGCCCTGTTTCCAACACCTGTAAGCTGATCATAAAACTCTTTAAAAAATAGATCTTCTTCCTGCTTTAGATGATTAATGGTAAAGGAGATATCTTTTGCTATCTCGCTAAATATATCAAGCATTTCTTTGGAAAAGTAATCTTTTTCTTTTATGTAGAGGGATATCACATATTTTACATCTTTTTTGTCAGGTTTAATTGGCAGGATTATAAGGGATTTTACCCCGTTTTTTACCATAATGTTTTTC from Persephonella sp. carries:
- the cheB gene encoding chemotaxis-specific protein-glutamate methyltransferase CheB is translated as MKKKVLIVDDSAIVRRVLSKILERLNLEIDTAKDGEEAVEKALSNRYDLITVDIEMPGKNGIQVIKEIMEKNPTRILVISAYTTEDAELTLEALDNGALGFITKPSKIGTSVQQIEKEIIQKVEEILKVPRYKILMNLKKASKLKNDFDQIKRIDTTSYKPNEDTKYVLIGASTGGPRLIETIVSTLPENYPYPLCIVQHMPVNFTKKFAERLNSLSKLNVVEASNGEEVVPGKVIIGKGGWHLHFARRSTDNVVICKLAPNTAGRFFVPSVDEMFFSALKVIDPKQIMAVLLTGIGDDGADGMVELRKRGAYTIAESEETAIVYGMPKEAYLRGGAVKVLPFPKIVEEILKFGTKNELQRV
- a CDS encoding GGDEF domain-containing phosphodiesterase, whose amino-acid sequence is MDRNKHCAIEECIKSDLFIEGQVVLFVAKNDPKWRLEECSRNFADLTGYSPKEVKRNKLGILDLVHPEDKEKFIKDFYQVRQEGKENWGFQNFRLLGKNKKPVWAEIRISLIKDSSGKASHFIGYLIDVTKITENKNLFETITELVPVGIFLREDDRIIYANKRSIDIIGYTPKELYRVKSVFSLVHPEDRHIVEEIIKKRKDGDSSVITYRIRIITKDGKVKWVQITSKTITYQDKELAIGSVQDIDRVVNLEFAKNVLINVNRAMLSVKDRYSLLDAVCDIFKEEELFNGIIIYEVIDRKMSPVCVYSKKSFLKEINWDRSPEEKVLTINRPLYLSNIERLKGYEKWKNIMVKNGVKSLIILPIKPDKKDVKYVISLYIKEKDYFSKEMLDIFSEIAKDISFTINHLKQEEDLFFKEFYDQLTGVGNRAYMLKTLEKYINKNRSFYIILLDIYNFRYINEKYGKEFGDSLLKTLARTLDKELVYENVFRVGGDEFAIVTYSDDIYSTVNKIRDILSSLNVNGKKLKINFNIGISRFPEDSRNLHDLLLKTERVLDLSRKEGKNRISFFEREKYNSIIDTLSLEEKLERAIRNDEFILFFQPILSIKTNSIKSFEVLIRWKDGEKIILPTEFIPVAEKTGQVVEIDRLVLEKTLNILKKWKDKKIKFPTRKGRYKTVNQLKFSVNITPKYINEIASFLESLSKNDLKLLKDHVVIEITERESLQIYKEKDGVDRLRKLGFKISIDDFGTGYSSLSYLSELKVKYIKIDKLFINKMLRNKKVHRLVQSIVNIAKIFKIKTVAEGVETDQQLEELKKLECDMYQGFIFSPPVSQEDMERFIVEDKG